One genomic segment of Streptomyces sp. RerS4 includes these proteins:
- a CDS encoding DUF1876 domain-containing protein, whose protein sequence is MTHTAEWKTHVYLFEEEHTTKVRVELDTGTTRLTGHGTARCNPTDKDVPEIGDELATARALENLAMQLKRTAYGDMAAAGTAPRHDPLPAYSLGSAGGSHASGSDWTHG, encoded by the coding sequence ATGACGCACACGGCCGAATGGAAGACCCACGTCTACCTCTTCGAGGAAGAGCACACGACGAAGGTTCGCGTCGAACTCGACACCGGCACCACCCGTCTCACGGGCCACGGCACCGCGCGCTGCAACCCCACGGACAAGGACGTGCCTGAGATCGGCGACGAACTCGCAACTGCCCGGGCGCTTGAAAACTTGGCGATGCAGCTCAAGCGCACCGCCTACGGCGACATGGCAGCAGCAGGAACCGCACCGCGCCACGACCCCCTCCCTGCCTACAGCCTTGGATCAGCAGGCGGGTCTCACGCATCAGGCTCAGACTGGACCCATGGGTGA
- the nhaA gene encoding Na+/H+ antiporter NhaA yields the protein MPADQRDSSSSRAPLFGVLPWPERTAIAGALRTETVGGMVLLAAALLALIWANTPLSGVYESLRDFHFGIPALGLDLSVQHWTADGLLALFFLVAGIELKRELVVGELRTPATAVLPVVAAVCGMAVPAALYLATVWAGGGSPGGWAVPMATDIAFALAVLAVISTHLPAALRAFLLTLAVVDDLGAILVIAVFFTADLNLWALAAAFAGLGVFYLLQRYRVRGWWWYVPLGVAVWALMYNSGVHATVAGVAMGLILRTRRDAARGRRPAETASPGERVAHLLRPVSAGIAVPLFALFAAGVSLSGSALGAVFTQPEPLGVVLGLVVGKTVGVFAGTYLTARFTQARLNPDLAWADILALAALAGIGFTVALLIGELAFTDPAVTAHIKAAVLVGSLIAAALATLLVRRRNTLYRRLYEAENLDADADGIPDIYQHNQPGTPAGGPAGRGRTYG from the coding sequence ATGCCAGCCGATCAGCGCGATTCCTCTTCTTCCCGAGCACCGCTCTTCGGGGTCCTGCCCTGGCCCGAGCGCACTGCCATCGCGGGGGCTCTGCGGACCGAGACCGTCGGCGGCATGGTCCTCCTGGCCGCCGCCCTCCTGGCCCTGATCTGGGCCAACACACCGCTGTCCGGCGTCTACGAGTCGCTGCGGGACTTCCACTTCGGGATACCAGCCCTCGGCCTGGACCTGTCCGTTCAGCACTGGACGGCCGACGGCCTCCTCGCCCTGTTCTTCCTGGTCGCCGGGATCGAGCTGAAGCGCGAGCTCGTCGTCGGCGAGCTCCGTACCCCGGCCACCGCCGTACTCCCGGTCGTCGCCGCGGTCTGCGGCATGGCCGTCCCTGCCGCGCTCTACCTCGCCACCGTCTGGGCGGGCGGCGGCAGCCCCGGCGGGTGGGCGGTACCGATGGCCACCGACATCGCCTTCGCCCTCGCCGTCCTTGCCGTCATCTCCACCCACCTCCCCGCGGCTCTGCGGGCCTTCCTCCTCACCCTGGCCGTCGTCGACGACCTGGGCGCGATCCTGGTGATCGCCGTGTTTTTCACCGCCGACCTCAACCTCTGGGCGCTGGCCGCCGCGTTCGCCGGCCTCGGCGTCTTCTACCTGCTCCAGCGCTACCGGGTCCGCGGCTGGTGGTGGTACGTCCCCCTCGGTGTCGCCGTTTGGGCGCTGATGTACAACAGTGGCGTTCACGCCACCGTAGCCGGCGTCGCCATGGGCCTCATCCTGCGTACCCGACGCGACGCGGCACGAGGTCGCCGCCCGGCCGAGACCGCCTCCCCCGGAGAGCGGGTCGCGCACCTGCTGCGGCCGGTCTCCGCCGGGATCGCGGTCCCGCTGTTCGCGCTCTTCGCCGCCGGCGTGAGCCTGTCCGGGTCCGCGCTCGGCGCGGTGTTCACCCAGCCCGAACCCCTCGGGGTCGTCCTCGGCCTGGTCGTCGGCAAGACCGTCGGGGTGTTCGCCGGCACCTACCTCACGGCGCGGTTCACCCAGGCCCGCCTCAACCCCGACCTGGCCTGGGCCGACATCCTCGCCCTCGCCGCCCTCGCCGGAATCGGCTTCACCGTCGCCCTCTTGATCGGCGAACTCGCCTTCACCGACCCGGCCGTCACCGCACACATCAAGGCCGCGGTCCTGGTCGGGTCCCTCATCGCCGCCGCCCTCGCCACCCTGCTGGTGAGGCGCCGCAACACCCTTTACCGGCGCCTGTACGAGGCGGAGAACCTCGACGCCGACGCCGACGGCATCCCCGACATCTACCAGCACAACCAGCCCGGCACCCCCGCAGGCGGCCCGGCCGGCCGCGGCCGCACCTACGGCTGA
- a CDS encoding universal stress protein: protein MDRQHEAPRIVVGVDGSPSSQAALRWAVRYAGLVGGRVEAVAAWDLPGAASWSAPAVDTTFDEEEAERRLVEEVRTVLGEDGAASVHQRLVRGNPVDVLVDAAEGADMLVVGSRGRGGFSRALLGSVSQQAALHAPCPITIVRADTPTE, encoded by the coding sequence ATGGACAGGCAGCATGAGGCTCCGCGGATCGTGGTGGGCGTCGACGGATCGCCCTCGTCCCAGGCCGCGCTGCGCTGGGCAGTCCGATATGCCGGGCTGGTGGGCGGGCGAGTAGAGGCGGTCGCGGCGTGGGACTTGCCCGGTGCCGCGTCGTGGTCCGCCCCGGCGGTCGACACCACGTTCGACGAGGAGGAGGCCGAACGGCGTCTGGTCGAGGAGGTTCGCACGGTTCTCGGTGAGGACGGCGCCGCCTCCGTGCACCAGCGCCTGGTGCGCGGCAATCCGGTCGACGTCCTGGTGGACGCGGCAGAGGGTGCGGACATGCTGGTCGTGGGCAGCCGCGGCCGCGGCGGCTTCAGCCGAGCGCTGCTCGGGTCGGTGAGCCAGCAGGCGGCGCTCCACGCGCCGTGCCCGATCACCATCGTCCGGGCGGACACCCCCACCGAGTGA
- a CDS encoding flavodoxin domain-containing protein: MSTKRVLVAYGTKHGATAGIAEQIGKTLREDGLDAVVLPADDVHDVRAYDAVVLGGSLYAGHWSSKAKHCAERNADSLRHRPVWMFSSGPLDRSAEEHDIPPVSAVARQMQLVGAREHMTFGGSITAHTPGFLAKALTRQGKGGDFRNPERIQKWAHHISAELAA; the protein is encoded by the coding sequence ATGAGCACCAAGCGAGTCCTGGTCGCCTACGGCACCAAGCACGGTGCCACCGCAGGCATAGCCGAGCAGATCGGAAAGACCCTCCGCGAGGACGGTCTCGACGCCGTCGTCCTGCCCGCCGACGACGTCCACGACGTCCGCGCCTACGACGCCGTTGTCCTCGGCGGATCCCTCTACGCCGGCCACTGGAGCAGCAAGGCCAAGCACTGCGCAGAACGCAACGCCGACTCCCTGCGGCACCGCCCGGTGTGGATGTTCAGCAGCGGCCCGCTCGACCGCTCCGCCGAGGAACACGACATCCCCCCGGTCTCCGCGGTCGCCCGGCAGATGCAACTGGTCGGAGCGCGCGAGCACATGACCTTCGGCGGCAGCATCACGGCCCACACCCCAGGCTTCCTCGCCAAGGCGCTGACCCGCCAGGGCAAGGGCGGAGACTTCCGCAACCCCGAGCGGATCCAGAAGTGGGCCCACCACATCAGCGCCGAGCTCGCCGCCTGA
- the ppsA gene encoding phosphoenolpyruvate synthase yields the protein MGHMRRIAPFTELGRGDISRVGGKNASLGELTRRLTAVGLRVPPGFATTADAYEELLDGHGLRTVIREQLDRLHDGVALEDVGAGIRSMIMGEALPEPLSTEIITAYEDLGRELGRSDPEVAVRSSATAEDLPEASFAGQQETYLNVSGAVQLLDAVHRCFASLYTDRAIDYRERMGFDHLQVALSVGVQVMVRSDLAGAGVIFTLDPESGFPNVVVVSAAWGLGETVVSGQTDPDEYTVFKPGLKDPALDPVIDVRIGAKRRKAVYAKRGLTDTVDTTPEEQARRVLTDAEVRQLAEWAVAVEDHYGCPMDLEWAKDGITGDLAIVQARPETVQSRRRPKTLRRCRLTAAPGDALVEGIAVGEAIGAGAVCRMDTPTDLERFPAGAVLVTSITDPDWEPVMKRAAAIVTDHGGRTSHAAIVSRELGVPAVVGTGNATEALRDGDAVTVSCTEGSRGKVYAGRLPYEETETDLSALPTTRTQVMLNLADPSAAFRWWRLPADGVGLARLEFIVAHQVKVHPMALLHPERLDAADRCAIDQLTEGYLDRGRYFTDRLAYGIARIAASRWPDPVVVRTSDFKTNEYAKLLGGRPFEPVEANPMIGWRGASRYYSDGYREGFALECQALRRVREEMGLTNVIVMIPFCRTLEEADKVLEVMAAEGLRRGESGLKVYVMAEIPANILLAQDFAERFDGFSIGSNDLTQLTLGVDRDSEALAHVFDENDPAVTDLIRILLPRVQALGRPVGLCGQRPSDDPAYAAFLVHVGIDSMSVAPDSFAAVKQHVAVAEERRYGEDRMVPAGIRPAQAEQPSTA from the coding sequence ATGGGACACATGCGACGCATCGCACCGTTCACCGAGCTCGGCCGAGGCGACATCAGCCGGGTCGGCGGCAAGAACGCCTCTCTCGGAGAGCTGACCAGACGGCTGACCGCAGTCGGCTTGCGCGTGCCGCCCGGCTTTGCCACGACCGCCGACGCTTACGAGGAACTGCTCGACGGACACGGGCTGCGCACCGTTATCAGGGAGCAGCTCGACCGGCTCCACGATGGTGTCGCGCTCGAAGACGTGGGAGCGGGCATCCGTTCCATGATCATGGGCGAGGCTCTGCCCGAACCCCTGTCGACCGAGATCATCACGGCGTACGAGGACCTCGGCCGCGAGCTGGGGCGTTCCGACCCGGAGGTCGCCGTACGCAGCAGCGCCACCGCTGAGGACCTGCCGGAGGCCAGTTTCGCCGGCCAGCAGGAGACGTATCTGAACGTGAGCGGCGCCGTGCAGCTGCTGGACGCGGTGCACCGCTGCTTCGCCTCCCTCTACACCGACCGTGCGATCGACTACCGGGAGCGGATGGGCTTCGACCACCTCCAGGTCGCCCTGTCAGTCGGTGTCCAGGTGATGGTCCGCTCCGACCTCGCCGGAGCCGGGGTGATCTTCACCCTCGATCCCGAGAGCGGCTTCCCGAACGTCGTCGTGGTGAGCGCGGCCTGGGGCCTGGGCGAGACCGTGGTCAGTGGCCAGACCGACCCCGACGAGTACACCGTCTTCAAGCCCGGCCTCAAGGACCCGGCCCTGGACCCCGTCATCGACGTGCGGATCGGCGCCAAGCGCCGCAAGGCCGTCTACGCGAAGCGCGGGCTGACTGACACCGTGGACACCACCCCCGAGGAGCAGGCCCGGCGGGTCCTGACCGACGCCGAAGTGCGGCAGCTCGCCGAGTGGGCCGTCGCCGTCGAGGACCACTACGGCTGCCCGATGGACCTGGAGTGGGCGAAGGACGGCATCACCGGCGACCTGGCGATCGTCCAGGCGCGGCCCGAGACCGTGCAGTCCCGCCGGCGCCCCAAGACCCTGCGCCGCTGCCGCCTGACCGCCGCCCCGGGCGACGCGCTCGTCGAAGGCATCGCGGTGGGCGAAGCCATCGGAGCCGGTGCCGTATGTCGCATGGACACCCCTACGGACCTGGAACGTTTCCCAGCCGGAGCCGTGCTCGTCACTTCGATCACCGACCCGGACTGGGAACCGGTCATGAAGCGTGCCGCGGCCATCGTCACCGACCATGGCGGCCGCACCTCACACGCCGCGATCGTCAGCCGGGAACTCGGCGTACCCGCGGTCGTCGGCACCGGGAACGCCACAGAGGCGCTGCGTGACGGCGACGCCGTCACCGTCTCGTGCACCGAAGGCAGCCGGGGCAAGGTCTACGCGGGCCGCCTCCCGTACGAGGAGACCGAGACGGACCTGTCCGCCCTGCCCACCACTCGTACCCAGGTGATGCTCAACCTCGCCGACCCGTCGGCCGCCTTCCGCTGGTGGCGGCTGCCCGCGGACGGCGTGGGTCTGGCCCGCCTGGAGTTCATCGTCGCGCACCAGGTCAAGGTCCACCCCATGGCCCTCCTGCACCCGGAACGCCTGGATGCCGCCGACCGCTGCGCCATCGACCAGCTCACCGAGGGCTACCTCGACCGCGGCCGGTACTTCACCGACCGCCTCGCGTACGGCATCGCCCGGATCGCCGCCTCCCGCTGGCCCGACCCCGTCGTCGTCCGCACTAGCGACTTCAAGACCAACGAGTACGCCAAGCTCCTCGGCGGCCGCCCCTTCGAACCGGTCGAGGCCAACCCGATGATCGGATGGCGCGGCGCCAGCCGCTACTACAGCGACGGCTACCGGGAAGGCTTCGCCCTCGAATGCCAGGCCCTTCGCCGGGTGCGCGAGGAGATGGGCCTGACCAACGTCATCGTCATGATTCCCTTCTGCCGCACTCTGGAAGAGGCCGACAAGGTCCTCGAGGTGATGGCGGCCGAAGGACTCCGGCGCGGCGAGAGCGGCCTCAAGGTCTACGTGATGGCCGAGATCCCCGCCAACATCCTCCTCGCCCAGGACTTCGCCGAACGCTTCGACGGATTCTCCATCGGCAGTAACGACCTCACCCAGCTCACCCTCGGCGTCGACCGGGACTCCGAAGCCCTCGCCCACGTCTTCGACGAGAACGACCCGGCCGTCACCGACCTCATCCGGATCCTCCTCCCACGGGTCCAGGCCCTGGGACGTCCAGTGGGCCTGTGCGGACAGCGGCCCAGCGACGACCCGGCCTACGCCGCCTTCCTCGTCCATGTCGGCATCGACTCGATGTCCGTCGCCCCCGACAGCTTCGCCGCCGTCAAGCAGCACGTCGCCGTCGCCGAGGAGCGGCGCTATGGGGAGGACCGAATGGTCCCAGCAGGGATCCGTCCGGCCCAAGCGGAGCAGCCGTCGACCGCGTGA
- a CDS encoding ABC transporter ATP-binding protein, which translates to MGDGPAIELTGLTKRYGPVTGIDRLNLTVRPGEVFGFLGPNGAGKTTTLRCLTGLLRPSEGRVRVLGLEPIADHRRVAPQLGYLPGELRLYPELSGAETLDLLSALQGAPVPRRGELCDRLGLTSAILARLVGGYSRGMKQKLGLVQAMQHDPHLVVLDEPTEGLDPLVQETFFELLGEAADAGRTVLLSSHILPEVQRTCGRVAIIRDGRLVTVQSVARLREARARRIRLSFADGEGPRPLGGAERWAPRWQGDRVELLVPPSEVVGALRTLLDMPVADVTVEEAGLDEAFMDLYRNGAGREEP; encoded by the coding sequence ATGGGTGACGGGCCGGCGATCGAGCTGACCGGACTGACCAAGAGGTACGGGCCGGTGACGGGAATCGACCGCCTGAACCTCACTGTGAGACCAGGTGAGGTGTTCGGCTTCCTCGGCCCTAACGGCGCGGGGAAGACAACCACACTGCGGTGCCTGACCGGGCTGCTCCGGCCGAGCGAGGGACGTGTGCGGGTGCTCGGACTGGAACCGATCGCCGATCACCGCCGGGTGGCCCCCCAGCTGGGGTACTTGCCGGGTGAACTGCGCCTCTACCCGGAACTTTCCGGAGCGGAAACCCTCGATCTGCTGTCCGCGCTCCAAGGAGCACCCGTACCGCGCCGCGGCGAGCTGTGCGATCGGCTGGGGCTGACGTCCGCGATCCTCGCCCGCCTCGTCGGGGGTTACTCGCGGGGCATGAAGCAGAAGCTCGGGCTGGTGCAGGCGATGCAGCACGACCCACATCTGGTGGTGCTCGACGAACCGACCGAAGGACTCGACCCTCTGGTCCAGGAGACGTTCTTCGAATTGCTGGGCGAGGCGGCCGACGCCGGACGCACCGTCCTGCTCTCCAGCCACATCCTGCCGGAGGTGCAGCGCACATGCGGGCGGGTAGCGATCATCCGGGACGGACGGCTGGTCACGGTCCAGAGCGTGGCCCGCCTGCGCGAGGCCCGTGCCAGGCGGATCAGGCTGTCCTTCGCGGACGGAGAGGGGCCACGGCCCTTGGGCGGCGCAGAACGTTGGGCCCCGCGCTGGCAGGGGGACCGGGTGGAGCTGCTCGTGCCACCGAGCGAGGTGGTGGGCGCCCTGCGCACCCTGCTCGACATGCCGGTAGCCGACGTCACGGTGGAAGAGGCCGGGCTGGACGAGGCCTTCATGGACCTGTACCGCAACGGCGCCGGGCGGGAGGAGCCGTGA
- a CDS encoding cation-transporting P-type ATPase has translation MSKTAAGPDLTPDTAPDPLEPLPLLRRELHTGPLGLSSREAARRLAVYGPNEVRRTTRTSVLRELLRQLVHPLALLLWAAAALAFIAAIEVLGWAIVAVILVNAGFALVQERQAERAVETLAGYLPAQAKVIRDGQPQHVPARDLVPGDLIALDEGDRVPADARLTEGGVEADLSMLTGEATPVERVAGPALEGLSLLQEPNLVFSGTTATEGQAQAIVFATGDHTELGRIAALSQRTRREPSPLETQVKKVAWLIAAAAVAMGVVFLVLGVAVGLPLTDSLMFAIGLLVANVPEGLLPTITLALAVGVRVLARQGAVIKRLSAVETLGSTNVICTDKTGTLTRNQMRLHSTWTPPHETPSGSETAELVHAAAQCTTVTLESDGGLHGDPTEIALVEGATQHAAPVDLADRDTHRRACFRFDPRLRRMSVVLRTDDHDSLGVIVKGAPESVLALLAEGEPTAQAQTAADTLAADGMRVLAVAVRELPPGTTAPLQRQDVERDLHLLGLVGLYDPPRPEVADAVGRCHEAGLTVHIVTGDNGATAAAVARAVGIGTTNLHVVAQSEAIDDHELDHLLRLEGTEIVFARSSPETKLKVADALRAHGQIVAMTGDGVNDAPALHRAHIGVAMGLSGTDVAREASTMVLTDDNFATIVTAIESGRRVYDNVRKFIVYIFAHLTPEVVPFLVFALSAGAVPLPLTVLQILAIDLGTETLPALALGRERAEPGIMSRPPRPSSQSVINKDMLVRSWGWLGTISAALVMTAFFYVLWRAGWHPGDPTGPGTPLHHAYLTATTATFAGIVTCQVGTAIAARTDHAALRDIGFFSNPLLLAGIAFELVFTAALVYAPPLQNLFGTAALPLDVILLISVFPPLVWGTDEVRRWARRRHHRS, from the coding sequence ATGAGTAAGACCGCTGCCGGCCCGGACCTCACACCGGACACCGCGCCGGATCCTCTCGAACCCCTGCCCCTGCTCCGTCGCGAACTGCACACCGGCCCTCTGGGCCTGTCGAGCCGGGAGGCGGCACGCCGACTGGCCGTCTACGGCCCGAACGAGGTCCGCCGCACCACCCGTACGAGCGTCCTGAGGGAACTCCTGCGGCAACTGGTCCACCCACTGGCTCTGCTGCTGTGGGCTGCGGCGGCCCTCGCCTTCATCGCTGCCATCGAGGTGCTCGGCTGGGCGATCGTCGCGGTCATCCTCGTCAACGCCGGATTCGCCCTCGTGCAGGAGCGGCAGGCCGAGAGGGCTGTCGAGACCCTGGCCGGCTACCTTCCCGCCCAGGCCAAGGTGATCCGCGACGGACAGCCACAGCACGTCCCGGCCCGGGACCTGGTCCCCGGCGACCTCATCGCCCTCGACGAGGGCGACCGGGTACCCGCCGACGCCCGCCTGACCGAGGGGGGAGTCGAGGCGGACCTCTCCATGCTCACGGGCGAGGCCACCCCCGTCGAGCGTGTTGCCGGCCCGGCTCTTGAAGGCCTCTCGCTGCTGCAGGAGCCCAACCTCGTCTTCAGCGGCACCACCGCCACCGAGGGGCAAGCGCAGGCGATCGTCTTCGCCACCGGAGACCACACCGAACTCGGCCGGATCGCCGCCCTCAGCCAGCGCACCCGCCGCGAACCGAGCCCACTGGAGACTCAGGTCAAGAAGGTCGCCTGGCTGATAGCTGCAGCCGCAGTCGCCATGGGAGTCGTCTTCCTCGTGCTGGGCGTCGCAGTGGGGCTGCCACTCACCGACTCGCTGATGTTCGCGATCGGTCTGCTCGTGGCCAACGTGCCGGAAGGGCTGCTGCCCACCATCACCCTCGCCCTCGCCGTCGGCGTACGAGTCCTCGCCCGCCAAGGCGCGGTGATCAAGCGGCTGAGCGCCGTGGAGACCCTCGGCTCCACCAATGTCATCTGTACTGACAAGACCGGCACCCTCACCCGCAACCAGATGCGCCTGCACTCCACCTGGACACCACCGCACGAGACGCCGAGCGGTTCGGAGACCGCCGAACTGGTCCACGCCGCCGCGCAGTGCACGACCGTCACCCTCGAGAGCGACGGCGGGCTGCACGGTGACCCGACCGAGATCGCGCTGGTGGAGGGAGCCACACAGCACGCTGCGCCTGTCGACCTGGCCGACCGGGACACCCACCGCCGCGCCTGCTTCCGCTTCGACCCGCGCCTGCGCCGCATGTCGGTGGTGCTCCGCACTGACGACCACGACAGCCTCGGCGTGATCGTCAAGGGCGCCCCGGAGAGCGTCCTGGCACTACTGGCCGAAGGAGAGCCGACTGCGCAAGCTCAGACCGCCGCCGACACACTAGCCGCGGACGGCATGCGCGTGCTGGCCGTCGCGGTGCGCGAACTGCCGCCCGGCACAACGGCACCGCTGCAGCGGCAGGACGTCGAGAGGGACCTGCACCTGCTCGGACTGGTCGGACTGTACGACCCGCCGCGCCCCGAGGTCGCCGACGCGGTCGGGCGCTGCCACGAGGCGGGTCTCACCGTCCACATCGTCACCGGCGACAACGGTGCCACCGCCGCCGCCGTGGCCCGCGCCGTCGGTATCGGTACGACGAACCTGCACGTGGTCGCCCAGTCCGAGGCGATCGACGACCACGAGCTCGACCATCTCCTGCGCCTGGAAGGCACGGAGATCGTCTTCGCCCGCTCCTCGCCCGAGACCAAACTGAAGGTGGCCGACGCCCTGCGGGCCCACGGACAGATCGTGGCCATGACCGGCGACGGCGTGAACGACGCTCCGGCCCTGCACCGTGCCCACATCGGCGTCGCCATGGGGCTCTCGGGCACCGACGTCGCCCGCGAGGCGTCGACCATGGTCCTGACCGACGACAACTTCGCCACCATCGTCACGGCCATCGAGTCCGGCCGCCGCGTCTACGACAACGTCAGGAAGTTCATCGTCTACATCTTCGCCCACCTCACCCCCGAGGTCGTGCCCTTCCTCGTGTTCGCCCTCTCAGCCGGGGCCGTACCGCTCCCGCTGACCGTCCTGCAGATCCTCGCCATCGACCTGGGGACCGAGACCCTTCCGGCCCTCGCCCTCGGCCGTGAGCGCGCCGAGCCGGGAATCATGTCCCGCCCGCCCCGCCCCAGTTCCCAAAGCGTGATCAACAAAGACATGCTCGTACGCAGCTGGGGTTGGCTCGGCACCATCTCCGCAGCCCTCGTCATGACCGCCTTCTTCTACGTCCTGTGGCGCGCGGGCTGGCACCCCGGCGACCCCACCGGACCCGGAACCCCGCTCCACCACGCCTACCTCACCGCGACCACCGCCACGTTCGCCGGCATCGTCACCTGCCAGGTCGGCACAGCTATCGCTGCCCGCACCGACCACGCCGCCCTGCGCGACATCGGCTTCTTCAGCAACCCGTTGCTCCTGGCCGGCATCGCCTTCGAACTCGTCTTCACCGCGGCGCTCGTGTACGCGCCGCCGCTCCAGAACCTCTTCGGTACCGCCGCCCTCCCGCTGGACGTCATCCTTCTCATCTCGGTCTTCCCACCGCTGGTCTGGGGAACCGACGAGGTCCGGCGCTGGGCCCGACGCCGACACCACCGCTCCTGA